One segment of Streptomyces bathyalis DNA contains the following:
- a CDS encoding HAMP domain-containing protein, with product MESGAAVRGKSARAKSSRSRKSGTIEVDAAAVNRLLQALTAMRDGNFRKRLTVTGDGPMAEIAAVFNEVADQNLHLTGELARVRRVVGREGKLTERLETGTCEGSWAAAIDASNALVEDLVRPVSEVGRVLTAVAEGDLEQRMDLRSRGADGSGRPLRGEFLKVGRTVNGLVDQLSAFTDEVTRVASEVGTEGKLGGQARVRGMSGSWKDLTDSVNTMASRLTAQVRDIALVTTAVAKGDLSRKVTVHVAGEMLELKNTVNTMVDQLSSFQSEVTRVAREVGTEGELGGQARVQGVAGVWKDLTDSVNLMAGNLTSQVREIAQVTTAVANGDLSQKITVNARGEVAQLAETINTMTETLRTFADEVTRAANEVGTEGVLGGQAQVPGAAGIWKDLTDSVNTAFRNLTAQVRDIAQVTTAVANGDLSQKVTVDVSGEMLELKTTVNTMVDQLSSFGAEVTRVAREIGVEGELGGQAQVPGAGGTWKDLTDSVNTAFRNLTGQVRNIAQVTTAVANGDLSQKVAVDVSGEMLELKNTVNTMVDQLSSFAEQVTRMARDVGTEGRLGGQARVDGVSGTWKDLTDSVNFMAGNLTSQVRNIAQVTTAVARGDLSQKIEVDARGEILELKNTINTMVDQLSSFAEQVTRVAREVGTEGRLGGQAQVPGVAGVWRDLTDSVNGMAGNLTDQVRNIAQVATAVARGDLSQKITVDARGEILELKNTLNTMVDQLSSFAEQVTRVAREVGTEGILGGQAEVKGVSGTWKDLTQSVNFMANNLTSQVRNIAEVTTAVAQGDLSKKITVDAKGEILALVTTVNTMVDQLSSFAEQVTRVAREVGTEGMLGGQARVPGVTGIWKDLSENVNLMANNLTSQVRNISQVATAVANGDLTKKVTVEASGEVEQLADTLNTMVTALSTFAEEVTRVAREVGTDGVLGGQARVAGVAGTWKDLTESVNSMASNLTGQVRNIAMVTTAIARGDLTKKIDIEANGEILELKTTINTMVDQLSSFAEQVTRVAREVGTEGQLGGQARVRGVAGTWKDLTDSVNEMASNLTRQMRAIADVATAVTRGDHNVRIDVEAAGEILQLQGYINTMIANLRETTLANQEQDWLKGNLARISGLMQGRRDLKDVAGLIMSELTPVVSAQHGAFYLAFSTGEDREDVGIGADHSADGNYELRLVGSYGYSTETMPTTFTPGESLVGTAAQEARTILVENAPPGYLKISSGLGEAPPAHVIVLPVVFEGTILGVIELATFQPFAQIQKDFLNQIAEMIATSVNTISVNTKTEVLLQQSQELTEQLRDRSEELENRQRALQESNAQLEEKAEQLAQTNSDIEIKNREIEEARQVLEERAEQLSVSMRYKSEFLANMSHELRTPLNSLLILAKLLADNAESNLSPKQVEFAETIHGAGSDLLQLINDILDLSKVEAGKMDVSPTRIALVQLVDYVEATFRPLTAEKGLDFSVRVSPELPATLHTDEQRLLQVLRNLLSNAVKFTDTGAVELVIRSAQADVPDVIREQMLEHGSLLDAEAEMIAFSVTDTGIGIAASKMRVIFEAFKQADGTTSRKYGGTGLGLSISREIARLLGGEIYAASEPGRGSTFTLYLPLHPTELPPQGYAQLGSGTLAVTAAAETGAAAAERIAPRERVEEDAEESAAEGRDAEAGSAEGQELSASDLAASEAERAAASLVRRRRQRNAAEPEQQPELPPEAQPEPRALQNGRGGRRAQLGGNGSGAPAGGGNGTEAASAGSQGAKDDAWLHSGQDLVEPGPGGDFGGEKVLIVDDDIRNVFALTSVLEQHGLQVLYAENGREGIEVLEQHDDVTVVLMDIMMPEMDGYATTAAIRKMPQFAGLPIIALTAKAMKGDREKSIEAGASDYVTKPVDTDHLLSVMQEWMSGR from the coding sequence GTGGAGTCTGGCGCAGCGGTGCGTGGCAAGAGTGCGCGCGCGAAGAGCAGCCGCTCCCGGAAGAGCGGGACGATCGAGGTCGACGCGGCAGCCGTGAACCGGCTGTTGCAGGCGCTGACGGCCATGCGGGACGGCAACTTCCGCAAGCGCCTCACCGTCACCGGCGACGGGCCGATGGCAGAGATCGCGGCGGTCTTCAACGAGGTCGCCGACCAGAACCTCCATCTGACCGGTGAGCTGGCCCGCGTACGGCGGGTCGTGGGCCGCGAGGGCAAGCTGACGGAACGGCTCGAGACGGGCACCTGCGAGGGCTCGTGGGCCGCGGCGATCGACGCGTCAAACGCCCTGGTGGAGGACCTGGTCAGGCCCGTATCCGAGGTCGGCAGGGTGCTGACAGCGGTGGCCGAGGGTGACCTGGAGCAGCGGATGGATCTGCGCTCCCGCGGCGCCGACGGCAGCGGGCGGCCGCTGCGCGGGGAGTTCCTCAAGGTCGGGCGTACCGTCAACGGGCTCGTCGACCAATTGTCGGCATTCACGGACGAAGTGACGCGCGTCGCAAGCGAGGTCGGCACCGAGGGCAAGCTGGGCGGCCAGGCGCGTGTGCGCGGTATGTCCGGTTCCTGGAAGGATCTGACGGATTCCGTCAACACGATGGCGTCCCGGCTGACCGCTCAAGTGCGTGACATTGCTCTCGTCACGACCGCTGTCGCGAAGGGTGATCTGTCACGCAAGGTCACCGTCCATGTGGCCGGTGAGATGCTGGAGTTGAAGAACACCGTCAACACGATGGTGGACCAGCTCTCCTCCTTCCAGTCCGAGGTGACGAGAGTCGCCCGCGAGGTGGGCACGGAGGGTGAGCTCGGAGGCCAGGCCCGTGTGCAGGGAGTGGCGGGCGTATGGAAGGACCTCACCGACTCCGTCAACCTCATGGCGGGCAATCTCACCTCCCAGGTGCGCGAGATCGCGCAGGTGACGACGGCCGTCGCGAACGGCGACCTTTCGCAGAAGATCACGGTGAACGCGCGGGGCGAGGTCGCCCAGCTCGCCGAGACCATCAACACGATGACGGAGACGCTCCGTACCTTCGCGGACGAGGTGACCCGTGCGGCGAACGAAGTCGGCACCGAGGGCGTCCTCGGCGGTCAGGCGCAGGTGCCCGGTGCCGCCGGGATCTGGAAGGACCTCACCGACTCGGTGAACACGGCTTTCCGCAACCTCACCGCGCAGGTCAGGGACATCGCTCAGGTGACGACGGCGGTGGCGAACGGTGACCTGTCGCAGAAGGTGACCGTGGACGTCTCCGGCGAGATGCTGGAGCTGAAGACCACGGTGAACACGATGGTCGACCAGCTCTCCTCGTTCGGTGCCGAAGTGACCCGCGTCGCACGGGAGATCGGCGTCGAGGGCGAACTGGGCGGTCAGGCGCAGGTGCCCGGCGCCGGCGGCACCTGGAAGGACCTCACCGACTCGGTGAACACGGCCTTCCGCAACCTCACCGGGCAGGTCCGCAACATCGCTCAGGTGACGACGGCGGTGGCGAACGGCGACCTGTCACAGAAGGTCGCGGTGGACGTGTCCGGCGAGATGCTGGAGCTGAAGAACACCGTCAACACGATGGTGGACCAGCTGTCTTCCTTCGCCGAGCAGGTCACGAGGATGGCCAGGGACGTGGGTACGGAGGGCCGCCTCGGTGGCCAGGCCCGCGTCGACGGTGTCTCCGGGACGTGGAAGGACCTCACGGACTCCGTCAACTTCATGGCGGGCAACCTGACTTCGCAGGTGCGGAACATCGCCCAGGTGACCACGGCCGTCGCCCGCGGTGATCTGTCGCAGAAGATCGAGGTCGACGCCCGCGGGGAGATCCTTGAGCTGAAGAACACCATCAACACGATGGTCGACCAGCTCTCTTCGTTCGCGGAGCAGGTCACGCGGGTGGCCCGCGAGGTCGGTACCGAAGGACGGCTCGGCGGTCAGGCGCAGGTGCCCGGCGTCGCGGGCGTCTGGCGCGATCTCACCGACTCGGTGAACGGCATGGCCGGAAACCTCACGGACCAGGTGCGCAACATCGCGCAGGTGGCGACCGCGGTCGCCCGTGGTGACCTCTCGCAGAAGATCACCGTGGACGCGCGCGGGGAGATCCTTGAGCTGAAGAACACCCTCAACACCATGGTGGATCAGCTCTCTTCGTTCGCCGAGCAGGTCACGCGGGTGGCCCGCGAGGTGGGCACCGAGGGCATCCTGGGCGGTCAGGCGGAGGTCAAGGGCGTCTCCGGGACGTGGAAGGACCTCACCCAGTCCGTCAACTTCATGGCGAACAACCTGACTTCCCAGGTGCGGAACATCGCAGAGGTGACCACTGCCGTCGCGCAGGGCGACCTGTCCAAGAAGATCACCGTCGACGCCAAGGGCGAGATCCTCGCGCTGGTGACGACCGTGAACACGATGGTCGACCAGCTGTCCTCGTTCGCGGAGCAGGTCACGCGCGTGGCCCGTGAGGTGGGCACCGAGGGCATGCTGGGCGGTCAGGCGCGGGTGCCGGGCGTCACGGGCATCTGGAAGGACCTGAGCGAGAACGTCAACCTGATGGCGAACAACTTGACGAGTCAGGTCCGCAACATCTCGCAGGTCGCCACCGCGGTCGCCAACGGTGACCTGACGAAGAAGGTCACCGTCGAGGCCAGTGGTGAGGTCGAGCAGCTCGCGGACACCCTCAACACGATGGTGACGGCGCTCTCCACGTTCGCCGAAGAGGTCACCAGGGTGGCCCGCGAGGTCGGTACGGACGGTGTTCTGGGCGGCCAGGCGCGGGTGGCCGGTGTCGCCGGCACGTGGAAGGACCTCACCGAGTCGGTGAACTCGATGGCCTCCAACCTCACCGGCCAGGTCCGCAACATCGCGATGGTCACCACCGCCATCGCGCGCGGTGACCTGACGAAGAAGATCGACATCGAGGCCAACGGCGAGATCCTGGAGCTGAAGACGACCATCAACACGATGGTCGACCAGCTGTCCTCCTTCGCGGAGCAGGTGACCCGGGTGGCCCGCGAGGTGGGCACAGAGGGGCAGTTGGGCGGTCAGGCACGCGTGCGCGGCGTCGCGGGCACGTGGAAGGACCTGACCGACTCGGTGAACGAGATGGCCTCCAACCTGACCCGCCAGATGCGTGCGATCGCCGACGTCGCCACCGCGGTGACGCGCGGCGACCACAACGTGCGCATCGACGTGGAGGCGGCGGGCGAGATCCTGCAGCTGCAGGGCTACATCAACACCATGATCGCCAACCTCCGCGAGACCACGCTCGCCAACCAGGAGCAGGACTGGCTGAAGGGAAACCTCGCCCGCATCTCCGGCCTCATGCAGGGCCGCCGCGACCTCAAGGACGTCGCCGGTCTGATCATGAGCGAGCTCACGCCGGTCGTCTCCGCGCAGCACGGCGCCTTCTACCTCGCCTTCTCCACCGGCGAGGACCGGGAGGACGTCGGCATCGGAGCGGACCACAGTGCGGACGGCAACTACGAGCTCCGGCTGGTCGGCAGCTACGGCTACTCGACGGAGACCATGCCGACGACCTTCACGCCCGGCGAATCCCTGGTCGGGACGGCCGCGCAGGAGGCACGCACGATCCTCGTCGAGAACGCGCCGCCCGGCTATCTGAAGATCTCCTCCGGACTCGGAGAGGCACCGCCGGCGCACGTCATCGTGCTGCCCGTCGTCTTCGAGGGAACGATCCTCGGCGTGATCGAGCTGGCGACGTTCCAGCCCTTCGCGCAGATCCAGAAGGACTTCCTCAACCAGATCGCTGAAATGATCGCCACGAGCGTCAACACCATCAGCGTCAACACGAAGACCGAGGTCCTGCTCCAGCAGTCGCAGGAGCTGACCGAACAGCTGCGGGACCGCTCCGAGGAGCTGGAGAACCGGCAGCGTGCGCTGCAGGAGTCGAACGCGCAGCTCGAGGAGAAGGCGGAGCAGCTCGCCCAGACCAACAGCGACATCGAGATCAAGAACAGGGAGATCGAGGAAGCGCGGCAGGTCCTGGAGGAGCGTGCCGAGCAGCTGTCCGTATCGATGCGCTACAAGTCGGAGTTCCTGGCGAACATGAGCCACGAGCTGCGCACTCCGCTCAACTCGCTGCTCATCCTCGCGAAACTGCTCGCCGACAACGCGGAGAGCAATCTCTCCCCGAAGCAGGTCGAGTTCGCGGAGACGATCCACGGAGCGGGATCCGACCTGCTGCAGCTGATCAACGACATCCTCGACCTGTCCAAGGTCGAGGCGGGCAAGATGGACGTCAGCCCCACGCGCATCGCGCTCGTCCAGCTCGTCGACTACGTGGAGGCCACGTTCCGGCCGCTCACGGCCGAGAAGGGGCTGGACTTCTCCGTACGCGTCTCGCCGGAGCTGCCCGCCACGCTGCACACCGACGAGCAGCGATTGCTTCAGGTGCTGCGCAACCTGCTGTCCAACGCGGTGAAGTTCACGGACACCGGCGCCGTCGAGCTGGTGATCCGCTCGGCGCAGGCGGACGTTCCCGACGTGATCCGGGAGCAGATGCTGGAGCACGGGTCGCTGCTGGACGCCGAGGCGGAGATGATCGCGTTCTCGGTGACGGACACCGGCATCGGGATCGCCGCCAGCAAGATGCGCGTGATCTTCGAGGCGTTCAAACAGGCGGACGGCACGACGAGCCGCAAGTACGGCGGTACGGGCCTGGGCCTGTCCATCAGCCGTGAGATCGCCCGGCTGCTCGGCGGTGAGATCTACGCCGCCAGTGAGCCCGGGCGGGGCTCCACCTTCACGCTGTACCTACCGCTGCATCCGACGGAGCTGCCGCCGCAGGGGTACGCCCAGCTCGGCTCGGGCACTCTCGCCGTCACCGCCGCCGCGGAGACCGGGGCCGCCGCCGCCGAACGCATCGCTCCGCGGGAGCGGGTCGAGGAGGACGCGGAGGAGTCGGCTGCCGAGGGACGGGACGCCGAAGCTGGGTCCGCCGAGGGTCAGGAGCTGTCCGCGAGCGACCTCGCCGCCTCGGAAGCGGAACGGGCCGCCGCCTCTCTCGTACGGCGCCGCAGGCAGCGCAACGCCGCTGAGCCCGAGCAGCAGCCGGAACTGCCCCCGGAGGCGCAGCCGGAGCCCCGCGCGCTCCAGAACGGCCGCGGCGGCCGGAGGGCTCAGCTCGGCGGCAACGGCTCGGGCGCCCCAGCCGGCGGGGGGAACGGGACGGAAGCCGCCTCCGCGGGGTCACAGGGCGCGAAGGACGATGCCTGGCTGCACAGCGGGCAGGACCTCGTCGAGCCGGGCCCCGGCGGCGACTTCGGCGGCGAGAAGGTGCTCATCGTCGACGACGACATCCGGAATGTCTTCGCGCTCACGAGCGTCCTCGAGCAGCACGGACTCCAGGTGCTCTACGCGGAGAACGGCCGCGAGGGGATCGAGGTCCTGGAGCAGCACGACGACGTGACCGTCGTGCTGATGGACATCATGATGCCCGAGATGGACGGCTACGCGACGACTGCCGCGATCCGCAAGATGCCGCAGTTCGCCGGGCTGCCGATCATCGCGCTGACGGCCAAGGCGATGAAGGGCGACCGGGAGAAGAGCATCGAGGCCGGAGCGTCCGACTACGTCACCAAACCAGTGGATACGGATCATCTGCTGTCTGTCATGCAGGAGTGGATGAGCGGGCGCTGA